From Leptotrichia wadei, one genomic window encodes:
- the hemA gene encoding glutamyl-tRNA reductase produces MNENLVKNFYILSFSYKNLSLEEREKFVKEGYRHILGEYLEKRVIKGYVAVETCLRIEFYLDVSRKFEIERLKRDFRVEKMKDYEGTEAVHYLLRVICGLDSIIKGEDQILVQLKKAYFEALDKETTSSFLNIIFNQAIETGKRFRAESRINEKNISLDSIAVKFIKTKFESLEDKKVFVIGVGDLSQSILALLHKMNNCHLTMTNRSLKKSIELQKVFPDVQTAEFSEKYNIIKNMDIVISATSAPHLIIEKAKIEDILNDGKKRFFLDLAVPRDIEISIGEFENVSLYHLEDIWDEYNKNVEKRDEIVEKYFYIIEEQLKKIAEKLEKRRKYTNQKNIEMGENG; encoded by the coding sequence ATGAATGAAAATTTAGTAAAAAATTTTTATATTCTAAGTTTTAGTTATAAAAATTTGAGTTTGGAGGAAAGGGAAAAGTTTGTAAAAGAAGGGTATAGACATATTTTGGGGGAGTATTTGGAAAAAAGGGTTATAAAGGGGTATGTGGCTGTTGAAACTTGCCTTAGGATAGAGTTTTATCTGGATGTTAGCAGGAAATTTGAAATTGAGAGGTTAAAGAGAGATTTTAGGGTTGAGAAGATGAAGGACTATGAAGGGACTGAGGCGGTGCATTATTTGCTTCGAGTTATTTGTGGGCTAGATTCGATAATAAAGGGGGAAGATCAAATTCTTGTGCAGCTTAAAAAGGCTTATTTTGAGGCTCTTGACAAGGAGACTACATCTTCATTCTTGAATATAATATTTAATCAGGCGATAGAAACTGGGAAGAGATTTAGGGCAGAAAGCAGGATAAATGAGAAAAATATTTCACTGGATTCGATTGCTGTGAAATTTATAAAGACAAAGTTTGAAAGTCTTGAAGATAAAAAGGTATTTGTAATTGGAGTGGGAGATTTGAGCCAGTCGATTCTTGCGCTTCTTCACAAAATGAATAATTGTCATTTGACGATGACAAATAGGAGCTTGAAAAAATCCATTGAGTTGCAAAAAGTGTTTCCAGATGTCCAAACGGCGGAATTTAGTGAAAAATATAATATTATAAAAAATATGGATATTGTGATAAGTGCCACTTCTGCACCGCATTTGATAATTGAAAAGGCTAAAATTGAGGATATTTTAAATGATGGAAAGAAAAGGTTTTTTCTTGATTTGGCAGTTCCTAGAGATATTGAAATTAGTATTGGAGAATTTGAGAATGTTTCCCTTTATCATTTGGAGGATATTTGGGATGAATATAATAAAAATGTGGAAAAACGAGATGAAATTGTGGAAAAGTATTTTTACATTATTGAGGAGCAGCTGAAAAAAATAGCGGAAAAACTTGAAAAAAGAAGAAAATATACAAATCAGAAAAATATCGAGATGGGTGAAAATGGATGA
- the hemC gene encoding hydroxymethylbilane synthase, with the protein MKSNKIIIGTRGSILALAQAEKVKEILIEKYDELRENEDFFEIEGFDKRKSLEIELKVIVTKGDKDLRDFTKIKGTTQKDLFVKEIEKEMLENKIDLAVHSLKDMPQNTPEGLLNACFPMREDNCDVLVSKSGKKLKELDENSVIGTGSVRRERELLNLRNDVNIKAIRGNIHTRLKKLDDGEYDAIVLAAAGLKRVGLESRITEYFDTDFFMPAPGQGILCIQCRENDNKIRHLLEIINDDEVTMMCEAEREFSKIFDGGCHTPIGCSSVIEGDTLKLKGMFNDNGSRMLKEVEGNKENPKEIAQKLAEEIKKELKNEKR; encoded by the coding sequence ATGAAATCAAATAAAATAATTATTGGAACGAGAGGGAGCATTTTGGCACTTGCACAGGCAGAAAAGGTGAAGGAAATACTGATTGAAAAATATGATGAATTAAGGGAAAATGAAGATTTTTTTGAAATTGAAGGATTTGATAAAAGGAAATCGCTGGAAATAGAACTGAAAGTCATAGTTACAAAGGGGGACAAGGACTTGCGTGATTTTACAAAAATAAAGGGAACGACACAAAAGGACTTGTTTGTGAAAGAAATCGAAAAGGAAATGCTGGAAAATAAAATAGATTTGGCGGTGCATTCGTTAAAGGACATGCCACAGAATACTCCAGAAGGGCTTTTGAATGCGTGTTTTCCAATGAGGGAAGATAATTGTGATGTGCTTGTTTCAAAAAGTGGGAAAAAATTAAAGGAACTTGATGAAAACTCTGTGATTGGGACAGGGAGCGTAAGACGGGAAAGGGAGCTTTTGAATTTGCGAAATGATGTAAACATAAAAGCAATTCGTGGAAATATTCACACAAGACTTAAAAAACTTGATGATGGGGAATATGATGCGATTGTGCTGGCTGCGGCTGGATTAAAGAGAGTTGGACTGGAAAGCCGAATTACTGAATATTTTGATACAGATTTTTTTATGCCTGCACCAGGACAAGGAATTTTGTGTATTCAATGCAGGGAAAATGATAATAAAATACGGCATCTTCTGGAAATTATAAATGATGATGAGGTTACAATGATGTGTGAAGCCGAAAGGGAATTTTCAAAAATTTTTGATGGAGGCTGCCATACTCCGATAGGCTGTTCATCGGTTATTGAAGGAGATACATTAAAATTAAAGGGAATGTTTAATGATAATGGAAGCAGAATGCTTAAAGAAGTTGAAGGAAATAAGGAAAATCCGAAGGAAATTGCACAAAAATTGGCTGAAGAAATAAAAAAGGAGCTGAAAAATGAGAAAAGGTAA
- a CDS encoding pyridoxal phosphate-dependent aminotransferase produces the protein MDFHGGNIYKIFREKNIKEILDYSSNINPYGVPESLKQKIIENIGILERYPDPDYVELREKLAHLNKVELENIVLGNGATEAIFLFIKVIKPEKVLIVSPTFGEYERAVRACKNSESQKIEIEYFELEEKDEFNLNIGKLKKELEKKYDLAIICNPNNPTGKFLKMAETEEILRECNKYDTKLFIDEAFIEFLEDGLKESIVNSGENKKNLFVTRAFTKFFAIPGLRLGYGIYFDKNLEKKIAEKKEPWSVNNIAEIAGITVLDDTEYIEKTLNWITEEKKYMYEKLDEISGIKSYKTEVNFICVKIKDELISKGLNVKKLREKMMEEGILIRDASNFKFLDERFFRLAIKDRRSNDRVIEALKKNLE, from the coding sequence TTTCATGGTGGAAATATTTATAAAATATTCAGGGAAAAAAATATAAAAGAAATACTGGATTACAGTTCAAATATTAATCCTTACGGAGTGCCTGAGAGCCTAAAGCAGAAGATTATTGAAAATATTGGGATTCTTGAGAGGTATCCTGACCCTGATTATGTGGAATTACGTGAAAAATTGGCTCATCTGAATAAAGTTGAGCTGGAAAATATTGTGCTGGGAAATGGTGCAACAGAAGCTATATTTTTGTTCATAAAAGTAATAAAGCCCGAAAAAGTGCTGATTGTGTCGCCTACTTTTGGTGAATATGAAAGGGCAGTAAGAGCGTGCAAAAATTCTGAAAGTCAGAAAATTGAAATTGAATATTTTGAATTAGAAGAAAAAGATGAGTTTAATCTTAATATTGGGAAATTAAAAAAGGAACTTGAGAAAAAATATGATCTGGCAATAATTTGCAATCCAAATAATCCGACTGGAAAATTTTTAAAAATGGCTGAAACAGAGGAAATTCTGAGAGAATGTAATAAATATGATACAAAGTTATTTATTGACGAGGCATTTATCGAATTCCTAGAGGACGGTCTAAAGGAAAGTATTGTAAACAGTGGGGAAAATAAGAAAAATTTATTTGTAACTCGTGCATTTACAAAATTTTTTGCTATTCCAGGACTACGATTGGGATATGGAATTTATTTTGACAAAAATTTAGAAAAGAAAATCGCTGAAAAAAAAGAGCCGTGGAGCGTGAATAATATTGCTGAAATAGCTGGAATAACGGTGCTTGATGATACAGAATATATCGAAAAGACATTAAACTGGATAACAGAAGAAAAAAAATATATGTATGAAAAACTGGATGAAATTTCAGGAATAAAGTCTTATAAAACAGAAGTAAACTTTATTTGTGTAAAAATAAAGGATGAATTGATTTCTAAAGGGCTGAATGTGAAAAAGTTGAGGGAAAAAATGATGGAAGAAGGAATTTTAATAAGAGATGCATCCAATTTTAAATTTTTGGATGAAAGATTTTTTAGGCTGGCAATTAAGGATAGAAGGAGTAACGACAGAGTTATTGAGGCTTTGAAAAAAAATTTAGAATAG
- the cobA gene encoding uroporphyrinogen-III C-methyltransferase, translating into MRKGKVYIAGAGCGDEGLITLKLKKVIEKADCIVYDRLVNKNILQYAKSDAERIYMGKENTAGGKLQAEINKKLVEKGKEGLLVLRLKGGDPFVFGRGGEEIEALVAENIEFEVIPGITSSIAVPAYAGIPVTHRGINTSFHVFTGHTQFNGTELDFPVIAKLEGTLVFLMGLSNLKKIAENLINNGKDPKTPVVIIKDGTTTRQKTYIGTLETIVNTVKEHNVKSPAIILIGEVVNLREKMKWFENKPLFGKNILVTRNREKQGNISNKINELGGQALSLPFINIEYIDFEMPDLKGYSTLLFNSINSVIGFMRKVKDIRALGNVKIGVVGEKTAEEIEKYKIIPDFYPKEYTVERLASESVNFTKEGEKILFIVSDISPVNEKKYSDLYNRNYEKLVVYKTQKVEVEKEKAEKYIKESDILMFLSSSTFKAFADSINLSENEEIKEIMKNKVISSIGPVTTKTIEKYGLKIGIEGKKYTEEGLFQEILQYVMSE; encoded by the coding sequence ATGAGAAAAGGTAAAGTTTATATTGCGGGAGCAGGCTGTGGAGATGAAGGGCTTATAACTTTAAAATTGAAAAAGGTGATAGAAAAAGCTGACTGCATTGTTTACGACAGGCTTGTAAATAAAAATATCTTACAGTATGCAAAGTCTGATGCAGAACGGATTTATATGGGAAAAGAAAATACGGCTGGAGGGAAATTGCAGGCGGAAATAAATAAAAAACTTGTGGAAAAAGGGAAAGAGGGACTTTTAGTATTGAGATTAAAGGGAGGAGATCCTTTTGTATTTGGGCGAGGTGGAGAGGAAATAGAGGCATTAGTCGCTGAAAATATTGAATTTGAGGTAATTCCAGGGATAACTTCTTCAATTGCTGTGCCGGCTTATGCTGGAATCCCTGTAACTCATAGAGGAATTAATACTTCATTTCATGTATTCACTGGACATACGCAATTTAATGGAACAGAGCTTGATTTCCCAGTTATTGCAAAATTGGAAGGAACTTTAGTTTTTTTAATGGGATTAAGCAATCTTAAAAAAATAGCAGAAAACTTGATAAATAATGGAAAAGATCCGAAAACACCTGTTGTGATAATAAAAGATGGAACTACGACAAGACAGAAAACTTATATAGGAACATTGGAAACAATAGTAAATACAGTAAAAGAGCATAATGTAAAATCGCCTGCCATCATTTTGATTGGGGAAGTGGTGAATTTACGTGAAAAAATGAAATGGTTTGAGAATAAGCCGTTATTTGGGAAAAATATTCTTGTTACGAGAAATAGGGAAAAACAGGGAAATATTTCAAATAAGATAAATGAACTTGGCGGACAGGCTTTGAGCCTTCCATTTATTAATATAGAGTATATTGATTTTGAAATGCCTGATTTGAAGGGATACAGTACCCTTTTATTTAACAGCATAAATTCTGTTATTGGATTTATGAGAAAAGTAAAGGATATTCGTGCTTTAGGAAATGTTAAAATAGGTGTCGTAGGAGAAAAAACGGCAGAAGAAATTGAGAAATATAAAATAATTCCAGATTTTTATCCAAAAGAATATACGGTAGAAAGGCTGGCTAGCGAAAGTGTGAATTTTACTAAGGAAGGAGAAAAAATACTGTTTATAGTATCTGATATTTCTCCAGTAAATGAAAAAAAATATTCAGATTTATACAATCGAAATTATGAAAAACTTGTAGTTTATAAAACTCAGAAAGTCGAAGTGGAAAAGGAAAAAGCTGAAAAATACATAAAAGAAAGCGACATCTTAATGTTTTTAAGTTCATCAACCTTTAAAGCCTTTGCTGACAGCATAAACTTAAGTGAAAATGAGGAAATAAAAGAAATTATGAAAAATAAGGTTATTTCTTCGATTGGGCCTGTTACTACAAAAACTATTGAGAAATATGGATTAAAAATTGGGATAGAAGGGAAAAAATATACTGAAGAAGGACTGTTTCAAGAAATATTGCAATATGTTATGTCCGAATAG